Part of the Kitasatospora sp. NBC_00374 genome is shown below.
GATCGCCTACCGCTACCTGCCGAGCAGTGTGATCAGCGAGGTCGGCGGCGACTGGTTCGACGTGGTGCCGCTGTCGGGCGGGCGGGTGGCGCTGATCGTCGGCGACGTGATGGGTCACGGTATCCGGGCCGCCGCCACCATGGGCCAGCTGCGGACGGTCGCCCGGACGCTGATCACGCTCGACATCGACCCGGCGCGGGTGCTGCGCCGCCTCGACGACGCGACGGCGGCGATCGGCGAGGGTCAGTTCGCGACCTGTGTCTGTGTGGTCTTCGACCCGGTGGACCGGGTCTGCACGGCCGCCACCGCCGGGCACCTGCCGCCGGTGCTGTCGGCGCCCGACGGCACCACCCGGCTGCTCACCATCCCGCCGGGGGCGCCGCTGGGGGTGGGCGGGGTGCCGTTCGACAGCATGAACTTCACCCTGCCGGAGGACGGGCTGCTGGTGCTGTACACGGACGGGCTGGTCGAGCGGCGCGGCCAGGACCTGGACGAGGGCATGGATCTGCTGTGCCGGACGGTCGCCGCCCGCAGCGGCACCCTGGAGGAGACCTGCGACGAGGTCATCGACGTGCTGGGCGCGCACAACGGCCAGGACGACGTGGCGGTGATCATGGCGCACGCGCGGCCGATCGGCCGCGACCGGCTGGCGATGCTCTCCCTCGCGGGTGACCTCTCGATGGTCCGGCACGCCCGGCGCTTCGCCCGGCGGACGCTGGCCGGCTGGGGCCTGGCCGCGCTGAGCGACCAGGCGGAGCTGCTGACCAGCGAGTTGATCACCAACGCGCTGGTGCATGCCGGAGCACCCGTCCAACTGCGGCTGTTCCGCGACAAGTTGCTCACGGTCGAGGTCTCGGACGTGGACAGCCACGAACCGCGGCTGCGCCGGGCCCGGGAGCAGGACGAGGGCGGCCGAGGCATGCACCTGGTGAACGAGCTCGCCCACCGCTGGGGCAGCCGGGCCACCCACGAGGGGAAGGTGGTCTGGTTCGAACTGGAGGTCCCGCCGGCCGGCCGGACCTGACCGCGCCGAGCCCCCAACGACCGTGGCTCGGTCGCGGCTGGTCCGGTCGGGTGACTGTGCGGAGTGGTTCGCACGCCACCGGCCCGGGCCGGTGGATCATCGGTCCCGTCCCTTTCCCAACCAGGAGGACTCGATGCGTTCCAGCATTGCCAAGGTCACCACCGCCGCCCTGTTCGCCGGGCTCGCGCTGATCGGCGGGGCCGGTTCGGCCTCCGCCCACATGCACGACCACCCGCACGGCGCGCTCGCGGTCGGTGGCGACGCCGCGGCCATCGACGGCAGCGCCCTCGCGGTCGGCGGTGACGCGCTGGCCGACGGCGGCGACGCCCTGGCCGTCGGCGGCGACGCCTGGGCCGTGGCCGGGTCGGCGTTCGCGGTCGGCGGCGACGCCGCGGCCGACGGCGGCGACGCCTTTGCTGTCGGCGGTGACGCAGGTTCGGCGGCCTGATTCACCGACCGTACAGCTGCGGCCGGGCTCCCCGTACGGGGTGCCCGGCCGCAGTCCCGTGTCCGGCTACTGCCACTCGGGGGTGACGTACGCCCCGGAGATGCCGCCGTCCACCAGGAAGGTGTTGGCGGTCATGAAGGAGGAGTCGTCACTGGCCAGGAAGGCGACCGCCGCGGCGATCTCCTCCGGCTCGGCGAACCGGCCGAGCGGGATGTGCACCAGGCGCCGGGCCGCGCGCTCCGGGTCCTTGGCGAACAGCTCCTGCAGCAGCGGGGTGTTGACCGGCCCGGGGCACAGCGCGTTCACCCGGATGCCCTCGCGGGCGAACTGCACGCCGAGCTCGCGCGACATCGCCAGCACACCGCCCTTGGAGGCGCTGTAGGAGATCTGCGAGGTGGCCGCGCCCATCACCGCGACGAACGAGGCGGTGTTGATGATCGAGCCCCGGCCCTGGCGCTGCATGTGCGGGATGGCGTACTTGCAGCACAGGTAGACGCTGGTGAGGTTGACCTCCTGGACGCGGCGCCAGGCGTCCAGCCCGGTGGTCAGGATGGAGTCGTCGTCCGGCGGCGAGATGCCGGCGTTGTTGAAGGTGATGTCCAGGCTGCCGTAGTGGTCGACGGCCGTCTGGTACATGGCCTTCACCGCCGCCTCGTCGGTGACGTCGGCGCGGACGAACAGGCCGCCCACCTCGTTGGCGGCCTTGCTGCCGGTCTCCTCGTCGAGGTCGACGCAGACCACCTTGGCGCCCTCGGCCGCGAACCGCTTGGCGGTGGCCAGGCCGATGCCGCTGCCCGCGCCGGTGATGACCGCCACCCGGCCGTCAAGTCGCTTCGTCATGGTGATCATTCCTCCGTGGAGATGAAGACGTTCTTGGTTTCGGTAAAGGCGTTGAGGGCGTCCGGGCCGAGCTCGCGGCCGAGTCCGGACTGTTTGAACCCGCCGAACGGGGTCGAGTAGCGCACCGAGGAGTGCGAGTTGACGGACAGGTTGCCCGCCTCCACACCGCGCGCCACCCGCAGCGCCCGGCCGACGTCCCTGGTCCAGATCGACCCGGACAGGCCGTACTCGGTGGAGTTGGCGATCCGCAGCGCGTCCTCCTCCCCGCGGAACGGCACCACGGTGACCACCGGGCCGAAGATCTCCTCGGTGAAGGCCCGGTCGTCGGGGCGCACCGGCGCCAGCACCGTCGGCGGGT
Proteins encoded:
- a CDS encoding 3-oxoacyl-ACP reductase, translating into MTKRLDGRVAVITGAGSGIGLATAKRFAAEGAKVVCVDLDEETGSKAANEVGGLFVRADVTDEAAVKAMYQTAVDHYGSLDITFNNAGISPPDDDSILTTGLDAWRRVQEVNLTSVYLCCKYAIPHMQRQGRGSIINTASFVAVMGAATSQISYSASKGGVLAMSRELGVQFAREGIRVNALCPGPVNTPLLQELFAKDPERAARRLVHIPLGRFAEPEEIAAAVAFLASDDSSFMTANTFLVDGGISGAYVTPEWQ